Within the Etheostoma spectabile isolate EspeVRDwgs_2016 unplaced genomic scaffold, UIUC_Espe_1.0 scaffold00004077, whole genome shotgun sequence genome, the region TAAAAGGATCGAaaagagattggcatggggtactttccataaaaatCATCTCTCAGTGTGAATCAAACcactattagtctaactgaaataaaccatGCAAATCTCAGTATGGTGAGAGTACGTAATGATGTgaggctattttaattccaaaaggtcaagggaactttatcagaacatacataaacatattacaAGGCATAAACAGTAAAGCAAAGTACTGTCACAAACAAGGACACATAATAAAACAATTACATAGACAAAATATGTGAGGTTGCTGGTGGTCATTTGGCTGTATGAATGTGACTGTTTGGTATTATCTCCCTGCACGCCCACCCAGAAAGTTTTACTGTCTCAATGTGCTTGCATATCGAGCATAAAGTTCAAATCTATATTAACGAACTCGAGCCAAATTCGCAGAAAAAACTTGAACCGCGGTTTTTCCACAAATCAATAGTGTCCCTGTGTAAAGGGGCATCCAAGTTGTCATCAAAGAGTGGGATTGTCCTGGCACATCGCCAGCATCGACCCGGCGAAATGAGAAATAGCCCGTCCCATCTGTGACAGCTCTACCGGTCTGAACAACAAAGCGGCAAAGAACCAGCCACGATTCAAACCGTGACCATATTTACAACtagaaacacatttcatttcatctcCGCTCTCATAATTACAGCATAAAGCCCCTATTCATGATGTGGAAGCATGTTGTGGCAGCGAGCGGTGGAAGTGAAATGTCCGCAGCGAGCGACACCAAACACACCGTTAAAACCATAGATTTACAGCGCCGTAGACGCCCGGAGGTATTTCTTTACCTGTATGCGCGGTTAGAAGCTCGCGGTGGGATGCGATCAACGTTGACATCGGGTTTCATGCCAGGATCGACTCGTACTCGCCCTCGGCCGCCATCTTGACTCAACTGTTTTGATGTGGGAGTTGTGGTTGTGACTCATTTATTCGGTTCTGGGGGGTCGTatgtgttgtgagtgtgtgtgtgtgtgtgtgtgtgtgtctgtgtgtgtgtgtatgtgtgtgtgtttgtatgtttttttaattttaattaaatatttaatagaaCGTTAAAATAGGCCTATGTGAAGCCAGTCTATGGTTGAAATGCCTCACAAATAGCACTTTACGCTCGTGAACTgctgaacatttttatttttatagtaaAATTCGAATTTccgcaatttaaaaaaaaaaaattcaggtCAAAGATGCAGAGCAGGTTACAAAATTGTGTATTTTactgagaaaaaataataacaaatatcgTGAGGGGGCGTGGACTTGCAGGTGCTGAAAACTGCGGAAGCGGAAGCCGTCGTAGCGTCGTATCCTCGAAGATTCCTGAAGAACTACTCAGGGTTAGTCTTTTATTTTTGCTgcaaatatttataattaatgtACAAAAGGACGCGCGGCCAGTTGGTGAGGTATTGAACTCAAAGCAGTGGCAGTTTCTCGAAATAAGACCCTTCATTTTTTATCGCTGCAGTCTAATATTAAGCTCAATTCAGCTGGCTTGACACCATCGTATGACCGTTAGCCATATTGACGGCAGCTGTCCGTCCTCAGTCGTCTCTCCGAGGTCCTGAAAACACGAAGTGGAATCCTCACTTGCAAAGCACGTCGACTCACAGTTCATAGGGCTTAGACTGCTCACCCATGTGCACTATAAAGGAGGTTTTCGCTCATATTTTCTCCACCAGGATGCTGGAAGCTACTAGCTTGTAGCTTAGCCACTTGTAGCTAACTTCGATGAGGATCTGTGTTTTGTGGCAGTGATTATGATGAACTGTCACGAGCTGTCACATACAGCGGGTGTAACCACTCCTTTAGTGTAGCTTCGCAGTCACACATTCATAAAGGAAAGCTTGCCGTTGTCCCACTCAGTGCCAACCCATTCGTCAGCTTGTATTTATGTTGACTGGTTCCTCCCTGCAGCTGTAGGATCTGTTTCGGACAGCCTGAGACAGTCAATGCAGTCAGGGGGAAGACAGAGCAGCAGGATGTACGCTCACTAGACCAGCATCAAGCAACATAAAATACATCTTTGACACACTTTtaaaagtgtatgtgtgttgtgttgtgttttttttttatttatttgtgtgtcagAATctcttgtttgtgtgctgttcTCTGTGCTGCTGACTCTGTATGCACGCAATGTTGTTCACAAGTTTATTTCTGAACCAGATCCCGGTGGTTTGAttcccaccccctccccccccagaCACCATGACGTCCTCTATGCTCCGCAGACAGCTGAAGAACCTGGTCCAGAACTACTCCCGAGCTGAGGTCAAGGTAAAATAACTGGATTCCAGGGCATGGAAAAACTAAGTGAACTGCCTTATTTTCGGTTATAAATGAGCTACATTTTCCCTACAgcaggaaaaacatttttctcattttgttctTTAGTTCTAGTCCAAGATGCAATTTTAGAACgtttttgctttatttgatAAGAGAAATTAAAGAGCCGAGAGAGATAGGGATGACATGTTTTAAACTTAAGCTCCTAGCACCAGAGGGCAGTTGTTAATATCCATTTTAATGTATTGTGCATCATTTTATGCTCTTATTCAACATTATATGTGATATTTAATACAGCTCTGGGGTTTTAAACCATTTGTTGTCTTTACAATATGAGTTTGAAAGGATGTACCTACCCAAGGGACAGTTGAGTTAAAGAGGTCCAAAGTCAATAGAGCAAGCCATTAATTTAAAGTATGTCAGCAGTAAACCTACAGttctctttcagtcacagtgagcCATTATCTTGAATCCTGACCGTCTTAAATAACCTAAACGATTTTATAATCAGGAACATATGGGAATGTTTCTGGCGAATATGCTGATCTGATGAAACATTATCTGTAATAGCCTGCCGAACAGattatttatcattttgttAAAATGAGATGACTGCAAGGATGGGTTGCTACACCGTAAGCGGTCCCACAATTTGTAATTTGAGCCTTTATTGTTACAAGCTTGTATCTGACCTTTGGATGGTCGCAACCTTACACTTTGAAATTTTCttgctttatttaatttttaatttatacttATTTGTGCTCCTTATTGAGCCCctttggggaaattacaatttacactgtgttaTTGCTTTGCTTCTTTTGTAGGTGAGAGAGGCGACGTCTAATGACCCGTGGGGCCCATCCAGCACTCAGATGGCAGACCTGTCTGATCTGACCTACATGTGGTGGCCTGCAACGAGATCATGACAATGCTCTGGAAGCGCCTTAAAGACGACAAGAACTGGAGACACATTCACAAGGTAATAACAAGGCACAATAAATGTATTATGTACCAAGACTGAAGTTAAAAGCATTTCATTCATGCAGTCAATATTAAAGCTGTTAGGTCAACCTTAATTTCACTGTATTTATAGAAACaggacattttaaaatacagccatTATTTGTAAATGCTGATGGGTCTGTAGCACCAGGCCCCTGTGTGTTCTCTCAGATGGATGTTTTATCACATTATTTAATTCAGGCAGATAAGGTCACACAAAGAATCATCATtagctttcttttttaaaaacaatagccATGACCAACATGATCAACATTTCCCTTTGAActacaagacaaaataagaattTACTCGCAAaacataatgtgcaaaataatcagTCTTCTCGATCACTATGTTTTTATGATCTTTAGGAGccaaaatcataatcacaattaaaatTAGATTAACTTCATAGCCCTACTACATGGACAGGGATACCCATAGTTTAAAAGATTCAAATCTTAACcttgcattgttgttgttttaacagtTCTACCTCAACTAAAATGCATTGCCATTAAGTGAAAGCACTCTCTATTCCATTACATTCAATGATATGATTTATTTATCTGATCTGTAATAAGAACATAAACTGCAGCACATATGTGCCTTTGTATTTTCACATCAGCTACACTAGTGTCGACAACtagcattgcattttttttaaagcttttgcaTATTGTTTATCATTTCCTACCAAATCTGTGATTTTACACAGattttagttttgtgtttgttgttttatccTTTGTTATCCTTCCACACCTATATGGAAGCTGTTGCAATCAGCTTATTTACATTCAGTGATATTCATTTTTGTTACATGTTTGTTTATtgtcatgcttttttttgtaaatcccAGTCCCTGACACTGCTGGAGTACCTGTTAAAGACCGGGGACGATCGTGTGCTCCTGAAAATGAAAGACAACATCTACATCGTCAAAGCCCTCACAGAGTATCGCTTTGTAGAAAAAGATGGCAAAGATCAGGTGACTCTTTAAGTATCTATTTAAAGGTTGCATGCAATGCATTAAGTTATCCATTATTGGTACTGTaatatcatatcatcatacaccTTTTAACCCCTAGACTAAGTTTACACTTAAAGAATGAAAACAGATTGAGATTCAAGTTTGGTGTCTCAACAAATGTAAGACTCCCTTTGTTTCAAAAGCTTTCCAGAATAaccatgtttgtcacttttaagCTTAGACTTGTAccatttgggtttttttaagcCTTAGATATAATTCTGCACAAAGTCCCATAGTCAAATCAAAGTCTAATCTAAGCATATCTGTTCCAGGGTGGAAATGTGAGAGAGAAGGCCAAAGTTGTCCTTGTTCTTATGGAGGATGATGAGAAActaaaggaggagagagacttTGCCCTCAAGACCAGAGAGAAGACTTCCAAAGGTTCTGCTGGTGAGCCCTTCTGCTAAATGCCCATTGTTTGAACTGTTTTAGTATAATTCTCTTTACttgtctgtctctcacacaAATCTCATTCAGTCTGTTTTCCACCCCTTCTAACCAGCCTCATCCACGGATGCCGTCACGGATCCTAACTACAAGCCAGTCTACGTTCCCGGGACCTCAGGGCTTCCATCCTTAGACAACATACCCTCAGTGGCTGACTTGGCTGCTTCCTTCGCTGCCCGCAAAGAGGAGCGTCTTAAACAGGAAGCGGAGAAGAAAGACGCAGAGAGGAGGGTAAGTAAAATAGCAAATACAGTACAGTGGTCAGCTTTTAGCAAGGGAACACACAGTCTGAACACAGTGTAATATAATGCATTCGAGAACAACACCACAAACCATAGCCTCAACAGTTATATTAACAGCCCTTTGACAAAGTACCTACAAACCAACACTCTACACAAAGTTGAAGGAAAAAGTTTCAGTCAAATATGGAGCATTCGAAATGAGATTACGGAGTTGTTGGCAAACTAATTCTAAATGTCACAAATCAGTTTGATCAGTACAACAGTACATGTTTAGTTACACCGCTAATGATGCCCTTAATAAGTCTTTATGTTAACCTCTCTTATATTGCAATTGTAATATCCTAGGCTAAAATGAGTGAAGAGGAGCTGAAATGGGAGGATGCCGGGAAAGGCAATGACGCAAAAGGGGGTGCCTGGGGAGGTGAAAAAgcagagaagaaggaggaggaggaggaggtgaaagAACCTAAAGAGGCCACAGATCCATGGGGCACATCAGCAAAACCTGACACAAAGGCTACCACTGATCCTTGGGGTGCTCCAGCTAAAACTAAAGAAGATCCATTTTCAGCGGCAAAAACGGTTGAAAATTCATTTGCTGCTCCAAAGAATGAAGAAGATCCATTTGCAGCCCCAAAAGATGACCCGTTCAACACCCCAAAAGATAGTTCAGACCCCTTCAATGCACCCAAAGACAAGGAGGATCCATTTGCTGCACCACAAAATAAACCAGATCCCTTCAGTTTGTCTAACAATGATTCGTTCAACGCCCCAAAGGATGATCCCTTCAACGCCCCAAAGGATGATCCCTTCAACGCCCCAAAGGATGATCCCTTCAACGCCCCAAAGGATGACCCCTTCAACGCCCCAAAGGATGACCCCTTCAACGCCCCAAAGGATGATCCCTTCAACGCCCCAAAGGATGATCCCTTCAACGCCCCAAAGGATGATCCCTTCAACGCCCCAAAGGATGATCCCTTCAACGCCCCAAAGGATGATCCCTTCAACGCCCCAAAGGATGATCCCTTCAACGCAGCCAAAGGATGATCCCTTCAACGCAGCAAAGGATGATCCCTTCAACGCCCCAAAGGATGATCCCTTCAACGCTCCAAAGCGCGATCCTTTTAATGCCCCAAATGATGACCCATTCAGTACCCCAAGAGATGATCCATTCACTGCACCAGCTTCAACACCCCCTAAGGAAGACCCATTTTCAGCCCCAGCATCGTCTAAAGATGATCCCTTCAGTGCTTCCACAACACCACCTAAAGAAGAACCTTTCTCTACACCCATTAAACCTTCCCAAGATGACCCTTTTACTGCTGCAACAACACCCCCCAAAGTGGATCCTTTCTCCACACCATCCAAACCTACAACAGATGACCCTTTTACTGCAGCAACAACACCACCCAAAGACAACCATTTTACTGCAGCAACACCACCACCCAAAGAGGATCCTTTTGCTGCACCATCCAAACCTAAGAAAGACGACCCTTTTACTGCAGCAACAACACCACCCAAAGACGACCCTTTTTCTGCAGCAACAACACCCCCTAAAGAGGACCCATTCACAGTGCCATCCAGTCCACCAGAAGTTGATGCCTCGGATCCCTTCAATGCCCCTCCGGTGACCTCGCCCCAAGGCAGTGCAGATTTGTGGGGAGCCCCTGCTAGTTCTCCACCTGCCACCGGGTCAGATCCCTGGGGGCCGCCGTCTGCTCCAAAGGAAACAAAGAGCGGAGATCCCTGGGGGGATGGAACGAACCTCTCCTCACCCATTGATCATTCTGATGCATTTGGAGATTCATCCAACCTGGACAGTGACCCATGGGGAACCCCAGGTAAGAAACTAACATAAAAATGCTTCTCTCGATTCACTTTGCATTTTCTCCCAGTTTTTCCTCCATATCCCATTGCCTTCTTTAGCTTTCTCAGGTATCATCACAACTTGATCAATTGATAACAAAATGGTCATATATTGTGTACGAAGCAACCACTCTGTCACCAGAATCATCTATCACTGAACTCTTCACCGAGCGGATTGACTGGCTTTACAAAGTGTAATGATTGTATGCCAGAGAGCAGTGTCAAAGCAAGGAGCACTCACTCTGACTGACACAAAAACGACAGCTCAACATGTAAAGAATCTGAAACGACTGAGATAATACAACATATgattcaaatattttatttcaggtagtagCCCTCCCATTAAGTATCATTCAAAACAGCTGTGTTTAACACTTTATTGGTGAAACGGCAAGGACCCTGAGTAAGACTTTAAAGAGCACCAGAAGCAGACATCTGCTATCTGTAAATGTTCAACATGACATTATAACTTTGTTTAAACATACACTCCGACTTTTTTAAGCAAGTGGCGTGTTACCTGTTTGCATTTTGAGCTGTCCGCAAGTATGTCTACGCTGAATACCGTAGATGTAAACATACAAGCCACTTGGCATGTTATCGCAAGAAGGTTATGATCTCCCCCCGTATACTAGTACTTATATAACATGGTGAAGGCTGTGTGAAATGGTTTAAAACTCTTTTCAAAATCGAATAAGTGAACGTAATGTTTAGAGTGTTTTATCACTACACTATATAATAAAGCCCTTATACTGAAGTATATGTCTTAtctgtatagtattggtttgtcctgtttgagtttttttgctttatttccCTGTTTAGCTGCAGCTCTAGTTAGCACAGGTGATGCGTGGGGTTCACCTGCTCCACCCTTAGACTCCTCCCCATCCAGTGACCCCTTTGGAGATGGTGCATCTAAAAAAAGTGATCCTTGGGGTGCTCCAAGTAACGCATCTAGCAATGACACAGGTACATTTCACTTTACACTCTGTCTGAATGCTTATTTCTGTGATCCATCCATTATTGACGAGAGTAAAACCTCATTGCCTCTTTTTTATATTCAGCAATGAAATACTCCGCTCTGATTAAATCATCTAAATCTTCTGCTTAGTCTGCCAAAATGTACGCTTGTTCTGAATCAATAGAAGTCTATGCCAGTTTGCTTGGTGAACGGCTGAGAATAATGACTCTAAAACTTAACTGTTTGTGTGCCTGCATCTGTGCTTGTTTATGTGTGAAATATTTATGCTTTTCTTTTAtacacttaacccttgtgttgtcttctcgtcgaCCATGAATGTTTTCCGTCAACATTTGTCACGTTTatcaatgtgttgttgtttttttattcatggtcattaaacctaatttatatataataacGTTTAAAAAGAATTagaattattttgattaatagtTAAGATCTTAGGATGTTGTGTGAATTACAGACTGGTcagagtttagtcaggatactgttttgaaatcaAATGatatcaaattgaataaaacacccacaatTCAATAGAAGTAATCTTTAAATTGAGTATATTTTACCCACAAAGATTGTTGTATGGGTTCCCTACCATATAatgtgcatccatgttatttttgggcaatttgctTAAAgtaaacccatatttctgatatgaaaaactttgaaaacgggtcaaatttgacccaacgacaacacaagggttaatggtcatttgcatgtgtgaccgttttcttccattttctccATTTCACCCCCATCTTCCCATCAGTCAGCAGTTGGCTAACAATCCTAATCAATTAAACTTCTCTTCCGCTttgctctctcttcctccctgacctgtccccaaaagaaaacacctTTTAGAGTAGAGTTGGACCTTTTATTGTATTGCAGGAAAACAAACGGCGCAGGAAGAGAAGTTGCATAAAAAGACTGCGTCGTTTCTGGGCTCTGCGGGGGCGTCGCTTGTTGACCTGGATGATCTATTTTCTTCTAACCCCAAACCCAAACAACTCCCCCTCGCCAACAAGCTCGTTGCCCAGACTCAAGCCATCGGTAAGGACAGGAAAAATGCTCTACTCTGCGTGACCAATAccatttttgaaaaagtcagAAGCTTCATGTGGATTTATTTGTGGTGCGCTTGATTCAAACGGATGCATGGTCAACTTCAATGACTGGAAAATCACTGAAATATTATAAATCAACAATTCCTTGGTGAAATGTTTGCCACTACTGTTCAGCTGTAGTCCAGAGAGAAAGACTGAGAGAATGACAGAGAAAGTATGAGTGACAAATTAATATTTATCAATAGGTTTGTATGGAAAAGTGTATTGTGactatgtgttttgcctaaccACCCCTGCCCCATGGCTGTAAACTGTAtagatgttgttgtgtgtgagtgttagtGACCTATTGAAGTCCAGTATAGAGACTAGTGTATATTAGCCAGCAGACATTTTAACTCTTTCCACCCTTCTCTACTTTGGTGAATTTTCTCTTTGCTGGAATACTTGTacatccctccctcctccccctcatcCCTCCATCTTCCTATTCCTCCTAATTTCCCAGGCGCTTTCAAAGCCAGGGGCATGGCATCTGGCCCCGTGGTCAGATCAGGGACTGTTGCAGGGGGGTTCCTTCCTGAAACATCATACAGCAGTCCTTTTGGTTCCACCCTTGCTCCCTCCTTCGGTGCACCTTCTCCCACTTTTGGAGCTGCCAATCCTTCCAGTGAAACTCCCTTATTTCAGCTACCGTCTCATACCATGAGCTCAAATATGCCTCAGGTGGCTCCTCCGTTCACAGGAACTGGAATGGTACAATCCGTTTCTGTGGGAGGGAGTCCACAAATGGGCCTTAACGTGAACCCCCCCTTTGGAGGAGTGGAAATGGTGCATTCTGGACTCCCGGTGGGGAATCCTTTGGCAGACCCCCTGTTATTGGGAACAGGAATGGGTCAGTCCAGTTTCTATGGAGGATATCGCCAAGCAGGAGTGGCTCAATTGGGAGGATCCACTCCACTGGGCGGCGGGGGAGTCCCCTTCCAGCCCCAGTTTCTCTCAGGCAGAGGGTCGGGTGAGaacttgaacaaaaacaacaatccaTTCCTGTTCTGATACCTTGCCATGTATTCCTTCCTGTTAGATGCATGCATTATATTAAGTGATCATACTGGGTAGTTTGACATGTTTTAgccttttaaatgtatatgttgcAAACATTTTCCATAGCAAACATAGCACGGATTGAAATTGCTTTATACGTACCTCCAGGCAGCCATTGGTTCTCAGTTACCATTATCTAAATTTTCCGTCAACCTTGCAATAGATAATTAAAACTGATTTCAGTTTTGTAGGCAGGGACTTTTAAAAGATCTCATATTGAAAGGCACGAGAAAAAGATGACGTGAATTTGGCCATTTCTCGGGTTAAAAAGGTTGCTTTTCAGCAGCCGTCTCTCAAAGCTCAGATGTCCTGAATGCATCAAGAAAGAAGACCAAATAAGGAGACAATAATTCAGTCGTAAGAGTGCCTGCTCCTAACTGATTCaacttataataataacaataaattgaCAAATGTGGTGAGCTGAAATCAATGACAGCCTGGAAGGTAGGAAACAGTATAAACCCTTTTATGGTAATCTTTTGGAAAATGAGCAGTAGTTCCATGTATATAACTTGTCAggctaaaacatgcaaaacaactTGTAAGATCCTTTAATTGAACTCCTCCCCTTCTGATCTACACATGTCCAATCAATATAATAGCCATGGTTTAAATGTATGCAATACAACACAATGCACACAAATCTATTGGCAAGGCCAGCAGTCGTATTCTTTTTCATGCACAAGTCTGAGAAACGATCTGAATGACTCTGAAGAATTACTGTAGATGTGAGTGTTGAGCTGTAAAACATTGACAGAACTGATCCAGGAAAGACGTCACTGTGGgttatcagtgtgtgtgtgtgtgtgtgtgtgtgtgtgtgtgtgtgtgtgtgtgtgtgtttgtacaaggcagagtgtgtgtgcatgcgtgtgtgtgtttgttctatactgtatattgtgctGATGTAAATACTAGAAGTAATCACAGATAAACCTTGAAATATGCTGTATATTAGAGTGTTACAATCATGAGTAACTATTTATGGatctatttattgatttattgctTGATTATTTATTGATGCAGCAATCCAACAAAGTTCAGGTTAACTTTCATTACAGTGTCACTATCGCGCGGGTTGACCTGACAGTATTTATTACAAGGGATTTCAAGCATGATTGGCTTCAATCTGACACGGCTGTTCAAGAACTGCACTATCAATCAACTCGGTAACCAATGGTGGCTTTCTCCTCCCGGTTTTAGACTTGTAGTCGTTCAGGATTTGTTGTGTAATTGAACATGTCTTCTCTGTATGTCTAGGCATTATacgtgagtgagtgagtgagtgagtgagtgtgtgtgtggacatatTTCAACACACACCTTCATTGCTGTATGTAGTTCTACAAACAGCTGCTTCCTTGTGTctggaaatacatttttgacatgttttgaCTGAAAAAGTAGCAGGAATAATCATAGTTTATGAGATGTGAAGGCAGAAATGACTTCTAAGAGGTCACTCAGTTTTGAAATATTAGCGGTCTTTGCGTTTCCTGAGCCTGTATGTGTCTTTCATGTATTTTTGGACttctttaaatgtaaaatatggtggAAAACTTGACTTAAAGACAGTTTAGCTTCGAGGAGTTAAAGTTAGTAGAGAAAGATGAGGATGGGCAACAAGTCCATAAcactattgttattattatttctcaaatttaattttgtatcaaattaatttattttgctGTGTATTCAAATTTAAAACTGTCTTGTAAACTGTGAcggtatacagtacatttgagaaataaaatgatacCATAAGTGACGCACCTACTGTTCTCTCTGTGTTAAGGCATTTATGgctacattatttattttctgtagcATATTTTCTCAAATCTCCATTTTAAACTGAATTTCTTATTGTTTATAGGGGATTTATTTGGGCTCAACTTTGTCTttacacccataaaaactggccTATTCTCACCACAAGGGGGCAATAAATACTCATTAAGAAATAACTGAAACAATTCATATACATCCAGTTGATGCCACTGTCATTTGCATGtcacttcatttatttatatatatatatatatatatatatatatatatatatatatatatatatatatatatatatatatatatacacacaaaatgcaGCAAATATAAAGAAGATACTGGTAAAGGAAAAGTTTGGAAGGAAATTTTGCTTTAAACATAttgaataataatgaataacTTGATCAATTTACTACATTCAGTGCACATACATTGAGAATGGAGTTATGGAGACATTTTGTATATTTACACCTAAAAGATTGTActtacactgaacaaaattaaaaaagcatgcccccatttttcatgagctgaacgcaaagatttaagactttttcttTGCAcccaaaaggcttatttctctcaaatattgttcacaaatctgtctaaatctaaGTTAGTGAGCAATtatcctttgccgagataatccatccacctcacaggtgtgccATAtgaagatgctgattagacagcttgatattattgcacaggtgtgccttaggctggccgcaataaaaggccactctaataGGTGCAGCTTTactgtatgggggggggggggggggtctgaaaaccagtcagtatgatgatgatgatgaagaataAGAGCAGCTAAACTCCACGAAGGAGTGGATGAGTAAAACAAAAACGAGACTTTCGCCCACGAGACCAGGGTTTTTGTGTCCCGtttgtaaataaaagtaaacagcgagatttatttaactttatggAACAAAGAACTACTTCATATTCTCTGTAACATGCTGgaagttaaaggtcccatggcatgaaaatgtttttacattaatatgcttTCTCCCATCCTGCCTAtgatcccccagtggctagaaatggtgataggtgtaaaccgagctctgggtatcctgctctaacttaaaaataaaagctcagattggccgatctggaatcttgctcctaatgaggtcata harbors:
- the LOC116676951 gene encoding LOW QUALITY PROTEIN: epsin-1-like (The sequence of the model RefSeq protein was modified relative to this genomic sequence to represent the inferred CDS: inserted 1 base in 1 codon), yielding MTSSMLRRQLKNLVQNYSRAEVKVREATSNDPWGPSSTQMADLSDLTYXVVACNEIMTMLWKRLKDDKNWRHIHKSLTLLEYLLKTGDDRVLLKMKDNIYIVKALTEYRFVEKDGKDQGGNVREKAKVVLVLMEDDEKLKEERDFALKTREKTSKGSAASSTDAVTDPNYKPVYVPGTSGLPSLDNIPSVADLAASFAARKEERLKQEAEKKDAERRAKMSEEELKWEDAGKGNDAKGGAWGGEKAEKKEEEEEVKEPKEATDPWGTSAKPDTKATTDPWGAPAKTKEDPFSAAKTVENSFAAPKNEEDPFAAPKDDPFNTPKDSSDPFNAPKDKEDPFAAPQNKPDPFSLSNNDSFNAPKDDPFNAPKDDPFNAPKDDPFNAPKDDPFNAPKDDPFNAPKDDPFNAPKDDPFNAPKDDPFNAPKDDPFNAPKDDPFNAPKDDPFNAAKG
- the LOC116676948 gene encoding nuclear pore complex protein DDB_G0274915-like — translated: MIPSTPQRMIPSTLQTSTPPKEDPFSAPASSKDDPFSASTTPPKEEPFSTPIKPSQDDPFTAATTPPKVDPFSTPSKPTTDDPFTAATTPPKDNHFTAATPPPKEDPFAAPSKPKKDDPFTAATTPPKDDPFSAATTPPKEDPFTVPSSPPEVDASDPFNAPPVTSPQGSADLWGAPASSPPATGSDPWGPPSAPKETKSGDPWGDGTNLSSPIDHSDAFGDSSNLDSDPWGTPAAALVSTGDAWGSPAPPLDSSPSSDPFGDGASKKSDPWGAPSNASSNDTGKQTAQEEKLHKKTASFLGSAGASLVDLDDLFSSNPKPKQLPLANKLVAQTQAIGAFKARGMASGPVVRSGTVAGGFLPETSYSSPFGSTLAPSFGAPSPTFGAANPSSETPLFQLPSHTMSSNMPQVAPPFTGTGMVQSVSVGGSPQMGLNVNPPFGGVEMVHSGLPVGNPLADPLLLGTGMGQSSFYGGYRQAGVAQLGGSTPLGGGGVPFQPQFLSGRGSGENLNKNNNPFLF